Part of the Tenacibaculum sp. SZ-18 genome, ATTTGTGATTTTTCAATTTCTGACGTCTTTTCTATAATTTCATTTTTATATTTCTTCCTCTTAAAAATGAAATATACAGAAATCAGCATTGCAATAAGTACTATAGAAACCACGACTTTTGTGTTTTTTCTTTTTTCACTTTCAATAATTGTGTCGTTTAATTGATTTATTTTTTGAATATCATTATCATATAATAATTGATATGTTTTTTGCTCGTGCTCTTTTGCTAAATTAAATTCTTTTATTGTGAGTTGAGAATATTTATAAGCACTATCTGTTTTATTTTGAGTCAAATATTGATTAGATAATATGTCATAGATTTTGATAATTCGATTACTAGGAAGTTTAGTTTTCGATAATACATTTTTAGCATGATAAACTGAAGAATCTGGATTGTTTAAATGATTATAGCAGATAGTTTTATAAAAACTAATTTCGCCACTATAATCTGTCTTAATTGTGTTTTTTGGATAGTCAATTTGACTTATTATTTCCAGACTTTTACTGAATTGTTTTTTAGCAATTAAAACGTCCAACTGTCTTAATTGGTAAATGAATTTAGAGTCAGGGTGAGGAGGAGAGAATTTTAAAGCTGCTTGATAGGCTTTTTTGTAATAAAAAGAAGCAGAATCCAATAACTGCAATTGATTATTCTTTTTACTTATGGCAATCCACACTTTTCCTAGAGAATTATAAATATCTGCCTTTTTTCTGTATAATGCTTTGTGCTGAAAGAAATCTTGAGAATTTAATTTTTTTGCTTCAATGGTATGAACTAATTTATTTAGAATAGTTTTTGATTCTTCCACCAGTTGAAGTTCGTATTTAATTTGAGCTTTTGAAAGTTCATTATTGATTACGTAATAGAACGAATCAAAATAATCGTTCCTAATTTGCTCAATGAATTTCGATGTTAAAATGAGTTGTTCGTAGGCCTTTTCATATTCTCCTGAATTTTTAAATATCCAAAAAAGGCGGTTTAGTAAGCTCAATTTAATTTTAATCAAACATAAAGAATTGTCCCTTGAAGTTATCCTCAAGTTTATTTCTGAAATAGTAGAGTTTACAATTTTTTCAGATTTCTTAAAATCTTTAGTCTTATAGTAATAATAGGCCTCAGAATTTAGTCCGGAAATTTTGTCGCAAATATTTTTGGAGTTTTGTACTTTTTTTGAATAATGCAAAAGACTATCTAGGTTAGTGTCTTTAAACACTACCATTTTTAAAATATCGGACTTAGCTTCGTAAAGTTCAATGTCTGTTTGGGAGAGAACGCATCGAATAGAAAGGAACGCTAAAAGAATTAATATTCTCAAAATTACTTAGGAATTACGAATTACAATATTAAATTACTTTGCTTTTTATAAAAAGTCGAATATAAAGTTTTTTTTAGAACAAAAGCATTTATAGCTTTGTTAAGCTATGCGGAAATAAGGACGGGAGAATATTTCTATAAAAAGAAAACTTCAAAAGGGAACTTTATGTTCCTTTTTTTATGTTTTAAAGTTTTGTCATTTTATAATTAGTTTTGTAGCTCCTTAATATATATTGAAGGAGTTACATTCATCTCTTTTTTGAATGCTCTTGTAAAAGAAGAAGCACTTGTATAGCCTACTTCGTTAGCCAAACCTTCAATTGAAAATTTTGTGTAGGCATTGTCGTTTTTTAATAAATCAACAGCATAAGCAATTTTTTTCTTTGTATAGTACTGTTTAAAGG contains:
- a CDS encoding helix-turn-helix domain-containing protein produces the protein MSLLNRLFWIFKNSGEYEKAYEQLILTSKFIEQIRNDYFDSFYYVINNELSKAQIKYELQLVEESKTILNKLVHTIEAKKLNSQDFFQHKALYRKKADIYNSLGKVWIAISKKNNQLQLLDSASFYYKKAYQAALKFSPPHPDSKFIYQLRQLDVLIAKKQFSKSLEIISQIDYPKNTIKTDYSGEISFYKTICYNHLNNPDSSVYHAKNVLSKTKLPSNRIIKIYDILSNQYLTQNKTDSAYKYSQLTIKEFNLAKEHEQKTYQLLYDNDIQKINQLNDTIIESEKRKNTKVVVSIVLIAMLISVYFIFKRKKYKNEIIEKTSEIEKSQIKTTITKQKVNYNIEDELEDKILDLIKKAENNLDYLIEDFSINTIAELAQTNSTYVSFTFNKHFDMPFKRYFTKKKIEHALDLMNNHHIYEKYSIEGLANQVGYKSASAFSRAFKKEMNISPSKFIKNLRQ